In a single window of the Streptacidiphilus sp. P02-A3a genome:
- a CDS encoding thiazolylpeptide-type bacteriocin, translating to MASNNTALASLTQEILELESDTFEIADYEAATETMNGSTCSSTCSSCGSVSKN from the coding sequence ATGGCCAGCAACAACACGGCACTCGCGTCCCTGACCCAGGAGATCCTGGAGCTGGAGTCGGACACCTTCGAGATCGCCGACTACGAGGCCGCCACCGAGACCATGAACGGCTCGACCTGCTCCAGCACGTGCAGCTCCTGTGGCAGCGTCAGCAAGAACTAG
- a CDS encoding MarR family winged helix-turn-helix transcriptional regulator yields MTEEHVEAWRGLLARHAATACALDRELGERHGLGMSEFEILERLIEALAADDKDSCRVQDLASSVHLSQSALSRLIARLEKDGLVERSMCPEDRRGIMLCLTEAGRARYLEARSTHRAVLAQTLG; encoded by the coding sequence ATGACAGAGGAACATGTGGAGGCATGGCGTGGCCTGCTCGCGCGCCACGCGGCCACGGCCTGCGCGCTCGACCGGGAGCTGGGCGAGCGGCACGGCCTGGGCATGAGCGAATTCGAGATCCTGGAGCGCCTGATCGAAGCCCTCGCGGCTGACGACAAGGACTCCTGCCGGGTGCAAGACCTGGCATCCTCCGTACACCTGAGCCAGAGCGCGCTGTCACGGCTGATCGCGCGCCTGGAGAAGGACGGCCTGGTCGAACGCTCCATGTGCCCGGAGGACCGGCGCGGGATCATGCTCTGCCTGACCGAGGCCGGGCGCGCCCGCTACCTGGAGGCCCGCTCCACCCACCGCGCGGTCCTCGCCCAGACTCTCGGCTGA
- a CDS encoding LuxR family transcriptional regulator has translation MPASWVDGEIAPPAWGAVAGGCRLVGRETEVGSLRAALANLRSGEGRAIALVGDPGIGKSAVIWAMAAHARAAGVPVLASHGQGGTIPSLPLAPAVAAPRDPAARGAGLMAVVDDLHHLADDRIQDVERLMEASAAGPVLCLTAYRQRQLSPALAAVLSRAVSAGLLEVWSLGPLSREQARELLHGCPNAEEVHRRAEGNPQYLKVMGADAELSADAGTAVLGELGCLDPTALTVVQVASVLGGRFRPELLAAVAGLEMSETMDALDALTRLDVVRPTAPAPQLALRHWAVGEVVYQRLGPSRRLALHRRAGAVLAERAAPIAEQARHVVLAADPDRPEHVTTLIAAARGLLYSSPAVAADYLQAVLPLLREGEPHWHETQVLLARARLLTGDASEGRALLDALRSSIPGGPHSDVTALADLSRIERRLGRYTEAAAIARSALMALADKDSATATALHTELADHAYDLQDYEASRQHADTAAAIARKHRDPVGESQALAQVALGRLFTGDLTTAQETMTKAAELIDAASDAALLTNLEASFQVGMTEGMLGRLADSERHLTRAADLSRCTGQTYIQPQILTVLTNAQLRSGNLRGALATLDRTAEHLQRVGNPATAAIVAMLRAEILFWRNSPGDLPDVVALADQAAAIADGTPTAWAVSVRCFNAELVLLTGDPARARWLLLEAAGGVLLPGLSAWRRPRWCDTLAQAAFAEGDRASVDHWARVAESCLEQLPSAGRQGFALRARMRAHAISGDTPRAVRSALEAITDFSLSGERIEVCRTLLTAAALSLDAGRTEDVAGWLDRAVVLAGQCGSARLADEAALQRGRLAALAGAVDEPGLLARLTARERQIAGLASTGMTSGEIAASLFLSVRTVDSHLGQVYRKLDVPNRASLIRTMLSSAASHLPGTASG, from the coding sequence CGCCCTGGCCAATCTGAGGTCAGGAGAGGGACGGGCGATCGCGCTCGTCGGGGATCCGGGCATAGGCAAGAGCGCGGTGATCTGGGCCATGGCCGCGCACGCCCGGGCCGCCGGGGTCCCGGTGCTCGCGTCGCACGGCCAGGGCGGCACGATCCCCTCGCTCCCCCTCGCCCCGGCGGTCGCCGCCCCGCGCGACCCCGCGGCGCGGGGTGCCGGTCTGATGGCGGTGGTGGACGATCTGCACCACCTCGCCGACGACCGGATCCAGGACGTCGAGCGGCTGATGGAGGCGAGCGCCGCCGGTCCGGTGCTGTGCCTCACGGCGTACCGGCAGCGCCAGCTCTCGCCCGCGCTCGCGGCCGTGCTCTCCCGCGCGGTGTCGGCCGGACTGCTGGAGGTGTGGAGCCTCGGGCCGCTGTCCCGGGAGCAGGCGCGGGAACTGCTCCATGGCTGCCCCAACGCCGAGGAGGTGCACCGCAGGGCGGAGGGGAATCCCCAGTACCTCAAGGTGATGGGCGCCGACGCCGAGCTGAGCGCCGACGCCGGTACGGCGGTCCTGGGCGAGCTGGGCTGCCTCGATCCCACCGCGCTCACGGTGGTCCAGGTCGCGTCGGTCCTCGGCGGCCGGTTCCGCCCCGAACTCCTGGCCGCGGTGGCCGGTTTGGAGATGTCGGAGACCATGGACGCGCTGGACGCGCTGACCCGGCTCGACGTCGTCCGGCCGACCGCGCCCGCCCCGCAACTGGCGCTGCGGCACTGGGCCGTGGGAGAGGTCGTCTACCAACGGCTCGGACCCAGCCGGCGGCTGGCACTGCACCGGCGGGCCGGTGCCGTCCTGGCCGAGCGGGCGGCCCCGATCGCCGAGCAGGCCCGCCATGTGGTGCTGGCCGCCGACCCGGACCGGCCGGAGCACGTGACGACCCTGATCGCCGCGGCGCGCGGCCTGCTCTACAGCTCCCCCGCCGTCGCGGCCGACTACCTGCAGGCGGTCCTGCCACTGCTCCGGGAGGGCGAGCCGCACTGGCACGAGACACAGGTGCTGCTCGCCCGGGCCCGCCTGCTGACCGGGGACGCCTCCGAGGGGCGGGCACTCCTCGACGCGCTGCGCTCGTCCATACCCGGCGGGCCGCACAGCGACGTGACCGCGCTCGCCGACCTGAGCCGGATCGAACGACGGCTCGGCCGTTACACCGAGGCCGCGGCCATCGCCCGCTCCGCGCTCATGGCGCTGGCCGACAAGGACAGCGCGACCGCCACCGCCCTGCACACCGAGCTGGCCGACCACGCCTACGACCTCCAGGACTACGAGGCGTCCCGGCAGCACGCCGACACCGCCGCGGCCATCGCCCGAAAGCACCGTGACCCGGTCGGCGAGAGCCAGGCCCTGGCCCAGGTGGCGCTCGGCCGCCTCTTCACCGGTGACCTGACGACCGCGCAGGAGACGATGACCAAGGCGGCCGAACTCATCGACGCAGCCTCTGACGCCGCGCTGCTGACCAACCTGGAGGCCTCGTTCCAGGTCGGGATGACGGAGGGGATGCTGGGACGACTGGCCGACTCCGAACGCCATCTCACCCGCGCCGCCGACCTGTCCCGATGTACCGGGCAGACGTACATCCAGCCGCAGATCCTCACCGTTCTCACCAACGCCCAACTGCGTTCCGGGAACCTGCGCGGCGCGCTGGCGACCCTCGACCGGACCGCCGAGCACCTACAGCGGGTCGGCAACCCCGCGACCGCGGCGATCGTCGCCATGCTGCGGGCCGAGATCCTGTTCTGGCGCAACAGTCCCGGTGACCTGCCGGACGTGGTCGCGCTGGCTGATCAGGCCGCGGCGATCGCCGACGGCACCCCGACCGCCTGGGCGGTCTCGGTCCGCTGCTTCAACGCCGAGCTGGTGCTGCTCACCGGCGACCCGGCGCGGGCCAGATGGCTGCTGCTGGAAGCGGCCGGCGGGGTCCTGCTCCCCGGCCTCAGCGCCTGGCGAAGACCGCGCTGGTGCGACACCCTGGCGCAGGCGGCGTTCGCCGAGGGCGACCGGGCCTCCGTCGACCACTGGGCGCGCGTCGCCGAGAGCTGCCTGGAACAGCTCCCCTCCGCCGGTCGGCAGGGGTTCGCCCTGCGCGCCCGGATGCGGGCCCACGCGATCTCCGGGGACACCCCGCGAGCCGTGCGCAGCGCCCTGGAGGCGATCACGGACTTCTCCCTCAGCGGCGAGCGCATCGAGGTGTGCCGCACACTGCTCACGGCGGCCGCGCTGTCCCTGGACGCCGGGCGGACCGAGGACGTGGCCGGGTGGCTGGACCGGGCCGTGGTCCTGGCCGGGCAGTGCGGCTCGGCCCGGCTGGCCGACGAAGCCGCCCTCCAGCGCGGACGGCTGGCCGCGCTCGCCGGTGCGGTCGACGAACCCGGCCTGCTGGCCCGGCTCACCGCGCGCGAACGGCAGATAGCCGGACTTGCCAGCACCGGGATGACCAGCGGCGAGATCGCCGCGTCGTTGTTCCTCAGTGTGCGGACCGTCGACAGCCACCTCGGCCAGGTGTACCGCAAACTCGACGTCCCCAACCGGGCGAGCCTCATCCGGACCATGCTGAGCAGCGCCGCCTCCCACCTGCCGGGAACCGCGTCCGGCTGA
- a CDS encoding MFS transporter: MIPTAAAPAASTERWSPRLWATLVVLCAALFLDSLDVSMVGVALPSIRTDLHLSTNALQWVVSGYVLGYGGLLLLGGRAADLLGRRRVFLVALAVFAVASLFGGLVTSGGLLIASRFIKGAAAAFTAPAGLSIITTTFAEGQARNRALSIYTTCGASGFSLGLVLSGLLTEVGWRWTFLLPFPLALIALAAGIRLIPHQERLARDGRGYDLGGAVTATGALLLLVYTVTQAQTAGWASPRTLLSLVVVIALAAAFVAIELRSAHPLVRLGILRSATLARANLSGISMFGAYVAFQFIATLYLQSLLGWSALQMALSFLPAGALVALSATKIGGLVDRFGTTRLLLIGFPAAVLGYANFLRIGPHSDFPTVILPTMLLLGLHFALTFPALNIQATAGVADAEQGLASGLVNTSFQIGGAVVLAVTTALVTAGGTGGTGDKQAQLDGYRHGLLVVLGVSAAGMLTTLLALRRPRQKANWGVPDYPFAAQREDAPTEV; encoded by the coding sequence ATGATCCCCACAGCAGCCGCTCCTGCCGCAAGCACCGAACGCTGGTCGCCACGACTGTGGGCGACGCTCGTCGTCCTCTGCGCCGCCCTCTTCCTGGACTCGCTCGACGTCTCGATGGTGGGTGTCGCGCTTCCCTCGATCAGAACCGACCTGCACCTCAGTACCAACGCCCTCCAGTGGGTGGTCAGCGGTTACGTCCTCGGCTACGGTGGCCTGCTGCTGCTCGGCGGACGCGCGGCCGACCTGCTCGGGCGGCGCCGGGTCTTCCTCGTCGCGCTCGCGGTGTTCGCCGTGGCCTCGCTCTTCGGCGGCCTGGTCACCAGCGGCGGGCTGCTGATTGCCAGCCGCTTCATCAAGGGCGCAGCCGCCGCGTTCACCGCACCGGCCGGGCTCTCGATCATCACCACCACCTTCGCTGAGGGCCAGGCCCGCAACCGGGCTCTCAGCATCTACACCACCTGCGGCGCGAGTGGCTTCTCGCTCGGACTGGTGCTCAGCGGCCTGCTGACCGAGGTCGGCTGGCGCTGGACCTTCCTGCTGCCCTTCCCGCTGGCGCTGATCGCCCTCGCCGCCGGCATCCGCCTGATCCCCCACCAGGAGCGCCTGGCCCGCGACGGCCGGGGCTACGACCTCGGGGGCGCGGTCACCGCGACCGGAGCGCTGCTGCTGCTCGTCTACACCGTGACCCAGGCGCAGACCGCGGGCTGGGCGAGCCCGCGGACGCTCCTCTCCCTGGTCGTGGTCATCGCGCTCGCCGCCGCCTTCGTCGCGATCGAGCTGCGCAGCGCGCATCCGCTGGTACGCCTGGGCATCCTCCGCTCGGCGACGCTGGCGCGGGCCAACCTCAGCGGCATCAGCATGTTCGGGGCGTACGTGGCGTTCCAGTTCATCGCGACGCTCTACCTCCAGTCGCTGCTGGGCTGGTCGGCCTTGCAGATGGCACTGTCGTTCCTGCCCGCGGGCGCGCTGGTCGCGCTGTCGGCAACGAAGATCGGCGGGCTGGTCGACCGCTTCGGAACGACGCGGCTGCTACTGATCGGCTTTCCCGCGGCGGTCCTCGGCTACGCGAACTTCCTGCGGATCGGTCCGCACAGCGACTTCCCGACGGTCATCCTGCCGACGATGCTGCTGCTCGGCCTGCACTTCGCGCTGACCTTCCCCGCGCTCAACATCCAGGCCACGGCCGGAGTGGCCGATGCCGAACAAGGTCTGGCCTCGGGCCTGGTGAACACCTCGTTCCAGATCGGCGGCGCGGTTGTCCTGGCTGTCACCACGGCACTGGTCACCGCCGGGGGCACCGGCGGAACCGGTGACAAGCAGGCGCAGCTCGACGGCTACCGGCACGGCCTGCTGGTGGTCCTGGGCGTCTCGGCGGCCGGAATGCTCACCACCCTCCTCGCCCTGCGGCGCCCGAGGCAGAAGGCGAACTGGGGAGTCCCGGACTACCCGTTCGCGGCGCAGCGGGAGGACGCCCCGACGGAGGTCTGA
- a CDS encoding IS701 family transposase: MDLGEIEQLRGELAEFVGEVFASVRRRDVRGWGDCYLRGLMLDGRRKSVQPMAARLPDGDMQALQQFVNQSPWDHAAVLRAVALKTVPAVDPVVWVIDDVSFPKDGRMSVGVARQWCGALGKQSNCQVAVSLHAASDTASVPVSWRLFLPEGWQDDADRRTRAGVPEEAGHREKWRLALDLIDEAVGWGLEPKVIVADAGYGQNTAFRQGLADRGLDFVVAVRADESAHPQHAVPTAPPWSGTGRVPATRYRARAAALSALAADGGRAAFRRSTWRHGSKGPMHSRFRTLTVRPAGVAARRHAMAAAGGAAAWDGVLPATTLLCEWPTGEKAPTEYWLTSLPADTALRHLARLAKMRWRIEHDYREMKHGLGLDHFEGRTWRGFHHHLALVTAAHAFLTLRRLDPKAQAPA, translated from the coding sequence GTGGATTTGGGGGAGATCGAGCAACTCCGTGGTGAGCTGGCCGAGTTCGTCGGTGAGGTATTTGCGTCGGTGCGGCGTCGTGACGTGCGTGGGTGGGGTGACTGCTACCTGCGCGGGCTGATGCTGGACGGCCGTCGCAAGTCGGTCCAGCCGATGGCGGCGCGGTTGCCGGACGGGGACATGCAGGCGCTGCAGCAGTTCGTGAACCAGTCGCCGTGGGACCACGCGGCGGTGCTGCGGGCGGTGGCGCTCAAGACGGTGCCGGCGGTGGACCCGGTGGTGTGGGTGATCGACGACGTCTCGTTCCCCAAGGACGGGCGGATGTCGGTCGGTGTGGCGCGGCAGTGGTGCGGGGCGCTGGGCAAGCAGTCCAACTGCCAGGTCGCCGTCAGCCTGCACGCCGCCTCCGACACCGCGTCCGTGCCGGTCTCCTGGCGGCTGTTCCTGCCCGAGGGGTGGCAGGACGACGCCGACCGGCGCACTCGCGCCGGTGTCCCCGAGGAGGCGGGACACCGTGAGAAGTGGCGGCTGGCCCTGGACCTGATCGACGAGGCTGTCGGCTGGGGCCTGGAGCCGAAGGTCATTGTCGCCGATGCCGGCTACGGACAGAACACCGCGTTCCGCCAGGGCCTGGCCGACCGGGGCCTGGACTTCGTCGTCGCCGTGCGCGCGGACGAGTCCGCACACCCGCAGCACGCCGTTCCCACCGCCCCGCCCTGGTCCGGCACCGGCCGCGTCCCCGCCACCCGCTACCGCGCCAGGGCCGCCGCGCTGAGTGCACTGGCGGCCGACGGCGGGCGGGCCGCGTTCCGCCGCTCCACCTGGCGCCACGGCTCCAAAGGCCCGATGCACTCACGCTTTCGGACGCTGACCGTGCGCCCCGCCGGGGTCGCCGCCCGCCGCCACGCCATGGCCGCCGCCGGCGGCGCCGCGGCCTGGGACGGCGTACTGCCCGCCACCACCCTGCTGTGCGAGTGGCCCACCGGGGAGAAGGCCCCCACCGAGTACTGGCTGACCAGCCTGCCCGCCGACACCGCGCTGCGACACCTGGCCCGCCTGGCCAAGATGCGCTGGCGCATCGAGCACGACTACCGCGAGATGAAGCACGGCCTGGGCCTGGACCACTTCGAAGGCCGAACCTGGCGCGGCTTCCACCACCACCTCGCCCTGGTCACCGCCGCCCACGCCTTCCTCACCCTGCGCAGACTCGACCCAAAAGCCCAAGCGCCGGCCTGA
- a CDS encoding thiazolylpeptide-type bacteriocin, translating to MPSNNTELASLTQEILELESDTFEITDFAEAGEVMNGTCSSTCSSCCGASKN from the coding sequence ATGCCCAGCAACAACACCGAGCTCGCGTCCCTGACCCAGGAGATCCTGGAGCTGGAGTCGGACACCTTCGAGATCACCGACTTCGCGGAGGCCGGCGAGGTCATGAACGGCACCTGCTCCAGCACGTGCAGCTCCTGCTGCGGCGCGTCCAAGAACTAG